From Alteromonas sp. BL110:
ATCGCACCACAGTTCGAAAGTGACTTCTGGAAACCCAATGTCACGCCAGAAATAAGCGAACCCGTGTTCATATGCATACTTTCTAATGGCAAGAACGGGAATTTGCTTTAATGCTTCACCTAGATGAGCCCCCTTGCCGTTAGGATAGTCACGATGGGCAACGACAATTTTCCTTATGGCATCTGTAAGAACGTTATGATTGGGTAAAAAAGTAGCTTTAAAGTATTCGGTAATAGTTTCAAGCGACGAAGGCGCGATATCATTGCTGTCGAATAGATACCCCCCTGCAACATGTGGTGATGTAATGGCATTAATAACATCCGTGCGTTCAACCTCTCCTTCCCACCTAAAGTCTGGGTCAGACATAAACCAGCGCTGCTGGTTGTCTGTTTTCTTCAACATCACATAGTGAGGAAATGGGTTCTGGTTAAACTTATTCTCCCGTTCAGGTAGCAGGTACATGTCTAGCATTACCATGATATTTTGGGAATCAGTGGCATTGTCGAGTAAGCTTTCTAGTTCGGCTATATTCTGTGCCTTAGTTTTCGTATTGTCATACCAAGGCGCAACCTCTACACCATAAATACGTTTATACCACTGAATAAAAAAGTCGTGGCTGACCGACTCGTCATGATAAGCCAGTGTAAATTCTTCTGTGACAACAACATCCGCATCCCACACACCGAAGTAAAAAGGTCGGTGGTCGACTTTTGGCGAAGCTTTGATACTTTCACACAAGCAGCTTACAAAACAGTGAACCTTTATATCTTCAAAGGGCACTTCTTGAACCTGAGTATTATCTTCGTCTTGATTTGCATCTTGATGAGATAAAATAAAATACGCAAAACTTTCTACCGTTTTTACGTCGTCTTGAGATATAGCACTTTCAGGCACTTCAATGTCGTAAGACAATTCTAGTTGAATCAGCATCTGCATTAGCACCACTGAATCAATGTAAAGGTCTTCATTCAGGCGAGCTGAAGGAGAAAATTTTTCAGCGTGTTGTGACTTCATATCGTGCGTAAGCACATGCTTAATTGTAGTTATTAAAGAGTCTAAATTCATAAAGGGCTCTAGGCTGTAGCTACTTGAGTTTCTGTTTCTAATTGATAGCTTTTTGCTATGGCTTTTCTATTTACCTTGCCATTTGGCAAACGGGCAATAGCGTCGACTTGAACGAAATCAAAAGGGACTTGATAGGTTGCTAAATGCTGATGGCACCAGCGTTTTAACGCAGCTTTATCTTCATTGGTATAACGACGGGGCGCACAAAATTGTAGGTAAGCCCGATAGCCTGTGCTGTGGTCTTTTACTTTAAATAAAACCGCATCTTTAATGTCGGGATGGGTTAATACAATGTCCTCAACATCTTTGGGGTAAACGTTAAGACCCGAAACAATTATGGTGTCATCTTGGCGCGCAACAAAGCATAGCTGGCTCTTGCCATCGATGGTTTCGAAATAACCAAGGTCGCTGGTATAGATCTCTGAAACTTGACCATCGAGTGGTTGCTTTACCGTTATTACAATTTCACTCGGTGCTTTCGAGTTATCACCAGCTTTAACGGTAACATGAGGAAGCACTTCACCTATTACATTAGCGCGGTCAAAGGTTTCGCTTATTGCAACACATCCTGCTTCAGAGCATCCGTATTGCTGATAAAAATGTTTGATTTTGGATTTGGTTCGGTCAAACACGGGGCCTGACATCAAGGTGCCAGAGGTCATAACAGCGTGAAGCTTACTGTTGTTGGGCCAAAGCATGCATATCGTATCTATCATTAATGGTGACGAATACAATAGCGGTTGCTCAAGTTTAAGCAGCGCTTTAAGTAAATGCTTGGGATTGATACTCGTAAAGACTCTAGGGTGTTTACCTCGCGCTAATCCAACTAATATCCCGCATATAAGCCCGTATGAGTGAGTAACGGGGCAAGCAATAACCGGAGTCATAGAGTTCGGTGCTCTAAAATGTGCGACGTAAGCCGCTACCTCTTGGTCAATGCTACGCCAAGACCGTTTGATACTTTTCGGTTCGCCAGTGGTCCCCGAACTCATTTGAATTAATCCAGGCGCAGTGTCAGGCATTTCGTTATGCGGAAATAAAATCACATTGTCGAGTGTTTGGTAAATAAGTGCATAGCACCCGGCTCTATTGGCGTATTTTTGGGCCAACGCTTCTGGCGTACTAGCATGAATAGGCATAACAGTAAGCCCGGTTTCTTTTGCGTAAAAACACAGTGAAAGCCAATCAGTAACGCTTTCAATGCACACAGCAATACTACCTTTTTTTGCTTTTAGGTAAGGGGTATTTGAAAATACCTCAAATTTTGAGCTTATATCTTGGGCTGAGATGACTTTATCGTCGATACTAAGCATGTGACTCTCCACAAGTATCTTTGAAACATTTGGCTAATGGGTTATCAATGGTGTGATGAAACTCTTCATGCGTACTGCTTGCATGAAGTTTTTTCTTTAAAAGTGATTCAGTAATGAAGCGTGGTTCAAATAGACTCAGGCGATTTATACGAGAGTAGTCTGTAACTCCGCTATCGTTGTACGAGCGCAAAGTGCACGCTACTTTCGACCAAAAGAAACCCTCGCTACAGTAATTGTGTTTAGAAAAAAGAAAGGACAGCTCCGTTAAGTTATAAACAAAGACCGTATCCACGAATAACTCTCGCAATGCGCCGATATTATCCATCCAGTAATAGTGGTTTAAAGGGGCGTTGACGTACTCAGGGTTTATCTTTTCAAACTCAGGCACAATGCTTGCGTTTGCAATAAATTCAGGTACGTACTCTAAACTCTCATGAAAATCACGTAACACCACTTTCTTTGGTAAACCGTCGTCCAATATTAAGGACATGTTTTGAGCATGTGCTTCTACTGCAATACCGTGATTAACCAATAAATGCCATACGGGAAGCACTGCAGTATTGATAAGTGCGTCTAACCATTTTTCTACGCCGTGTTTATCAATCCAATGGGCAACAAATGGTTTGCCGTCTTGTTCAGTACTTGCAAGGATGGCAAAGGGTACAGTTTTAGAGTTAGGCTCGTTTAA
This genomic window contains:
- a CDS encoding DUF6005 family protein, coding for MNLDSLITTIKHVLTHDMKSQHAEKFSPSARLNEDLYIDSVVLMQMLIQLELSYDIEVPESAISQDDVKTVESFAYFILSHQDANQDEDNTQVQEVPFEDIKVHCFVSCLCESIKASPKVDHRPFYFGVWDADVVVTEEFTLAYHDESVSHDFFIQWYKRIYGVEVAPWYDNTKTKAQNIAELESLLDNATDSQNIMVMLDMYLLPERENKFNQNPFPHYVMLKKTDNQQRWFMSDPDFRWEGEVERTDVINAITSPHVAGGYLFDSNDIAPSSLETITEYFKATFLPNHNVLTDAIRKIVVAHRDYPNGKGAHLGEALKQIPVLAIRKYAYEHGFAYFWRDIGFPEVTFELWCDEIEKLVSTYKAIQYRAIKLSELAKESKETATLFEEIIRLLDEQDSTEKKIKSKLNDVYCEWLAFHKLHTKAEPSLTSVCELEAAL
- a CDS encoding AMP-binding protein; amino-acid sequence: MLSIDDKVISAQDISSKFEVFSNTPYLKAKKGSIAVCIESVTDWLSLCFYAKETGLTVMPIHASTPEALAQKYANRAGCYALIYQTLDNVILFPHNEMPDTAPGLIQMSSGTTGEPKSIKRSWRSIDQEVAAYVAHFRAPNSMTPVIACPVTHSYGLICGILVGLARGKHPRVFTSINPKHLLKALLKLEQPLLYSSPLMIDTICMLWPNNSKLHAVMTSGTLMSGPVFDRTKSKIKHFYQQYGCSEAGCVAISETFDRANVIGEVLPHVTVKAGDNSKAPSEIVITVKQPLDGQVSEIYTSDLGYFETIDGKSQLCFVARQDDTIIVSGLNVYPKDVEDIVLTHPDIKDAVLFKVKDHSTGYRAYLQFCAPRRYTNEDKAALKRWCHQHLATYQVPFDFVQVDAIARLPNGKVNRKAIAKSYQLETETQVATA